The stretch of DNA AAACGCAGCCCCGGACCGTGCGTGGTCTCCAGCGCCGTCGCCGTTGGCCTTAGCCTTGTCGTGGGCCAAACCGGTGAGGATGTTGACGTCGCCCCGTAGTTCTTCCAAGGGAGCCAAGATTTCCGGTAACTCAAAGTCGGTCCCGTCGGTCTTCGGCTTCCAATGCTCCATGTGCACGCCGTTGGGAACATAGAAGTAGGCTGTCCGCATGGGCGCCGCCGCGGTGGTGGCGGATGCGGTGGATGCGGCTGTTTCTGCTTCTGCAGCGCGACCAACGGCCGGCAACATGGCATCGAACATGGGCAAAGCGATCGCCGTTCCCATGCCACGTAAAAACGTCCGACGCGGGATATGCCAGTTCTTGCTCATTTTTTATCTCCTGGAGAGTTCCGTCGATTGCGAAACGGATCACTTTTCGCGATTTCTAAAAACATGGTCGTGAACTTGTAATCGTCTTTGGCCAGGGCTTCACAGATTGAGTCTACTGCACACTTGTCGTAGTACTCAAGGCCCCGTCCCAGGGCGTAGGTCAACATCTTCTCAGTTAAACATCGGCTAAATTCGCCTCGGCTCGCCTTAAGAATTGTCAGCAGTTCCGCCGGACCGTTAAACGTCTGTCCATCAGGTAACGTGCCGGAGGCATCAACATCAAAGCCGGAATCCTTGGTCCGCCAGCGGCCGATTGCGTCGAAATTCTCAAAACCAAAACCGAGGGGGTCCATTTTCTCATGGCAGGAAATGCAGGCGGGATTCGAACGATGAATCTCAAATCGTTGCCGCAACGTCCCCGATGCCACTGCGTCGGCATCCTCCGACAGCAGGGGAACGTCTGGCGGCGGCGGGAGCGGCGGACTGGCTAAAATATTGTCCAAAATCCATTTCCCCCGCTTCACGGGTGAAGTCCGCGTGGGATCCGAGGTAATCGTCAATATGCTGGCCTGCGTTAACACGCCGGCTCGCTGGGTTCCTTCTAAAGAGACGCGACGAAATTCCGGGCCGCTGACCCCTTCCAGTCCGTAATGCTTCGCCAACCGCTCGTTGACGTAGGTAAACTTGCCGTCAAGAAAATCCAAAATACTCAAGTTCTCGCGAATCGCAGCCGCGAAAAACATTTCGGTCTCGCGCCGCATCGCCAACCGCAATTCGTCGTCGAATTCGCTGAAGATATCTTTATTGGGTGCCGCCTCCGTCAAACTGCGAAGTTGCAGCCATTGTCCGGCAAAGTTTTCCACCAGTGCTGACGATTTGGGATCGGCCAACATCCGGCGAATTTGTGCTTCCAACACCAACGGCTTGCTCAACTCCCCTTTGCCGGCCAGTTCGAACAATTCGTCATCCGGCATGCTGCTCCACAGCCAATAGGACAACCGCGATGCCAACTCATAGTCGTTCAGCGCACGGTCTTGCTCATCCTTTTCGGAAGCTTCGTTGAATTCGATGCGGAACAAAAACTGCGGCGAAATCAGGATGGCTTTGAAGACCACCCGCAATGCCTGTTCAGAGGTGCCGCCGTCCTCGATAATTTTGTATCCCAACCGCATGAAATTTTTGATTTCATCCTCAGTGGCCGGGCGGCGAAACGCGCGGCTGATGAATTGATCCAGTATCGCATGGGCGCATTTGAGTGGGTCTTCCCCTTCCGAGAGATCGCAGAACACGAGTCGTTTGTGCGTCTCCGGCAATTCCTGGGGTGTGGTTTCAATTGGTCCTTGGATGGCCACGTTGCAAATATACAGGTTACGGTCGCCGCGCAGTTTGGGGTCTTCGTGTTTTGGTTTGTAGTAGTCGTTTAAGAAGGCGACTCCCACGCGATGCTTGCCGGCGGTCACCGGAAGGCGAATTTCGTAGTACCCCGGCGACTCAGCAACTGCGGTCACATTCACCGTCTCGACCGCTTTGCCGTCAATCCGGAATTCCATTTTCGGCGGGTCCGGTCCCGCCTGCTTGCCGTACGCCTCGCAAATCACTAAGTAGTCGCCGTCGGCTGCAAATTCGTGCTCCGTAAAGACTTCACCCATCGACACCAACGAGCGGAATTTCCCGATGGCCCTGCCACCGCGATCTTGCTGCATCTCCGCCCCCTCAAAGCTCTTTCGCGGCGCTTGGTAAGGATCTTCAGCCCAAATAGCGGTCTCCACAATCTTTTCAGCGGCGGAGAGATATTTCTCCATCAGCAGCGGCGACATCGACAGCACGTCACCGATGTTGTCGAAACCATAACCGACATCATCCGAAGGGAAATCGTCTGCGGGTTGAAAATCGACACCCATCAAATCGCGAATCGTGTTGTTGTACTCCACGCGATTGAGCCGGCGGATGGTTACGCGGCCGGGGTTGTCAATCTTGGTGCAATCAAAACTCTTCAACTCCAGGTCGATCCATTGTGTGATCGCCTTGCGTTGTTCTTCACTGGGCTGCGCTTCATCCTCAGGCGGCATTTCCTTGGTATTTAAGACGTGAAGAATCTTCTGCCATGTTCCGCGCTCGGTCGTGACCGATTCGACCGATTGAAATTGCTCGAGATCCAATCCGGCAATTTGGTCGTCGGGATTGTGACAGGTGCCGCAGTAGTCGTTGAAAAAGGGCTGCACGTCTTTCTGGAAATCGATCTGCGCCTCAAGGGCGTCCTCGGCGCGAACCGTCTCAACGCAGTTGGCGACACAAAGAATGCCGCAAACGATCACGATTCCAAACTGGAAAACAGGACGCAAGCTCATGGATGCTCCGGCTGGAACGCGGTGCTCAATGGCGAGGAAGGATCATCGGCCAACTTTTGGCCAGACGCAGCCTATATGCACCGGCACGACTTAGGTGGGACTTCACAAAGTTAAGGAGGGACGTTCTAGGAGGGTCGGCAAATATGTTAGCAGAGTAACGAACGCCTTTCAAGACACACCGCCACGATTAGAACGTAAGCCGTTCCTAGAAAACAGGTTGCGACATTAGCAACTAGGGCAAACAATAGCGCCCCGCTTCGTGCACCACTTGTTTCTTATCGAGCAGCAATTCCAGGTGCGTGTGCACTTCGCCGGTCCCCAACACCAAATGAAAGTCGTGCATGGTGCCGAACATCTTGATGGCGATTTCGTAGACGCTCAGCGCTGTACCACCAGAGAGCAATTCCAAAATCTGCGACTCGCGCTGTGCGTGATGCGCAATCGTTTTTTGCACATGCCCTGTCAAATCGGTGACCGGTTCGTGGTGGCCAGGCAAGACCGTCAATCCTGGACGATCAAATCCGGCGATTCGCTCCAAAGACTTCAGATACATCCCCAACAGCCCGTTGTACTCAATATCAGCGCCGCCGATATTGGGCGTGTATCCCGGCAGCACGTGGTCGCCGGTGAACAGATGATTTTCCAGCCGCAAACAGATGCTGCCCACGGTGTGGCCCGGAGTATGGATAACCTCCATCTCCGTTTCGCCACATTTGAGACGCTGTCCGTCGCTCAATGACTGTGCTGCGGTGGAACCACACAATTTGTCGAGTCGATACGGCATGCTGGAGACGTGTTCAATATCCGCAGCGGGCACGCCCCAACCGGTTAGCCGCTCCTGGATGATGCCGACATACTCATCCAGCCGCTCGCTCACATGCGTGACGTCGCGCAGATCGTCCTCGTGAATAAACACCTCACAGCCGGTCAAATCCTGCAGCCGCCGCGACAATCCAAAATGATCTTGGTGTTTGTGCGTCAATATGAGTCGCTCTAACGACTCGATGCGGTGGCCGGCGGTTTGAAAACCTGCCGACAGCGACTCAAACGCCTCTTCGGTCCCAATCCCCGTATCAATCAACGTCAGCGGCTCGGTCTCCAGCAAGTAGACGTTGGTGTCGCCTTCAAAAAACGGATTCGGAATCTGAATTCGATGAACGGAAACAGTTTGCGACGGATCAGTTGGAATATTCACGACGTTTTGACGTCTTTCACAGCACGCCGACCGATGGTCGGGGCGGACTTCGTTGACCGAATCCCTGGAGACATCTATGCCAAGTGGCCCCAAAGCGATATAAAACTGCGTTTCATCAAAACAAGCAACTTCGCCGAAGAAATGAACCGAAACCGCCGGTTTGTGGCCGCTTACACAGTTGAATCAGTGGTCGAATGTACAATTGGCCAGCCACGTCTCGATTTTTGTGCACAGGCAATACAGTAGCCCACCTTGAGACGGTTTTCATCCCAGAACTCACTTGAATCGCGAGATTTTCGATGGACGACCCCTTTGAAGGCGGAATTCAATCCGCTGCACTTGCGTTCCGGGGATACAACGTCACCAATATGGGCCGCAGTCGCGAACTGCTGATGCACCCCGCTTATGGGGCAATCGTCCGTGAGGAACTGAAACGGTCTTCAGAAATCTGCGCAGCTGCAATTGGTCGACCTGTCGATCTGGTCAGTGACGTCGAGACCAATCGGGAAACCTCCCTCACCACGTTTCCCGATGACACCGCATTGATCGTGGGCATGGAATTGGCCCAATTGCGTTTGCTCAAGGAATTCTACGGCACCGATGTTCAGAATGTCCAACTCACGATGGGTTACAGCGTCGGTGAATTGGCCTCGCTCGTCGTCGGAGGCGTTTATGAGCTCGACCAATTATTGTCCGTGCCACTCAGCCTCTGCGACGACTGCGCATCGTTGGCACACGACGTGACCATGGGTGTTGTCTTCACGCGCGGTATCGCCCTGGATTTTGCAAAACTGAAACACCTGTGCATGGTCATTAGCTGCGAAGGAAAAGGACTGATTGGTCCCTCCGCACAATTGGCTCCCAATGCCGCATTGGTCCTTGGGCAAGGCAAGACCATCACCAGGTTCAACCAACTGAAGAAAGAGTTCTTCGAGGGGCGGGTTGTTGTTCACAAAAACCCGCATCACTGGCCGCCGTTGCACACCCCATTGGTTTGGGAAAAAAGCGTCGCGAATCGCGCTGGCATGAAGGTCTATCACATTCAAGGGGGCCACGTCGCTCCCCACCCCAAAATCCTATCCTGCGTCACCGGCGGTGCGGACTATACGGAGTCCAATAGCCGCGACATCCTCGTCCGCTGGACCGACCACCCGCAGATGTTGTGGGATGTGATCTACACCACGTTGGCCTCGGGTGTGAAAACCATCCTCCATGTCGGCCCTGAACCGAACATCATTCCCAGCACGTTCGAACGGCTTAGCACGAACGTCACGCAGCAAATGGGAAGCAATTACATCAAAGCGATCAGCAGTGGAGTCGTGTCGGGCCTGAACCGTTTTGCTTGGTTGAGAAACATTCTCCCCGCAAAGTCAGCCCTCCTACGAGCACCACACATCCGGCATGTGATTCTGGAAGACTGGCTACTGGAACACACCCCGGAGTAGTTGCCGGAGCGGAGGTTGTCTGCACACGGACGCTCGGCACGGTTGCATTCGCCTCAGTCCCGTTTACGGGACTTGTCACGCGAATCGCGTGTATTAGCCCCGTCGTTTACGACGGGGTCGCAATGGTCGTACCCAGCGCCTACCGAGCCTCGTTCACGAGGCTTCTCGCTGTTCGGCTTGAGCCATGGGTTGGCGGCTAAAGCCACGCCACGAGAACCCCCGTAAAACGGGGGTGAATTTGCAGGACCAGCGATCACCTTCCCCGCCGTAAACGACGGGGCTAATACCGCTGCGCGTGACGCCCGATAAACCGGGCTTTGTGTTTCCCACGAATTTTGATGTGATCGTGCCGGGTAGGCAACACCCCAGCTGTCATTCAACCAGCGCCTACTGACGTTGTCCGCTGCCGTCCGGTTCGATGTCAACAATCCGGGCACGCGGCCGGGATAGGTCGACGAGGACGGGATAATCGGTGGAAGCCGTTTGGGTGTTGCCGGCGGCGTCCTGGGCTTGGATGCGGATGTAGAGTTTCGAGGGCACTCCTTGTCCGACCTTCCATAAATAGCGGCCCGTATTGCGATGAGCGCCGGCAATCGGATGCCACGGTCCAGCGGCCGATCCGCCGTAATACAAGGTGATCGGTTCTTCGGCCAGGTTCTGATCTTCCATGTCCCATTGGATGAGAATTTGGTTGTTGGCGACCCCCTGCCCTTGCTCCAACGGCAGCAATCGTAATTCCGGCGGGGTGATATCGACAACAATCACCATGTCAGGACGTTCGCCCGCTTGCGGAGGATCGGAGGTCAATCCCACGCCGCTGCGGACGCGCATCGCCAGTCCGTAACGACCTTCCTTGGGCACTTTGACGCGTGCCGGGCTTTTGCGGTCGTCATCCACGCCAAACTTCCACCATGAGTCGCCATTGTCTTGCGAAACGAAGACTTCAACAGCACTCACGCCTGACGGCCCGATGTCATCGATTTTGTAGCCAATATTAAATTCACGTGAATTGACGAACCGAAACGGCACAGCCGGCAAATCGCTTTGAGCCTGATTAGGCGACGTTGTTTCATCGTCGTGCCATCGCGAGCCAATTGGCTTGGTGTTGGCCACAAACCCTTCCTGTTGGGAGGGAGATGGCGCGAACGGATCCGGAGTGGAATCCTGCCGAACCGGTTTGAATTGTGCGCTCCCCTCTTCGGTCTCGGAGAAGCGTTTGGGAATATACAATCCGGTGTTACTCTTCGAACCGCGGCCTTTGTTGGCCACTGGCTTGGGCAACCCAGGAACGTTGGTCCGGGGAACAATGTCCGTCGCCGGAGCGATGGATGTTTGCATATCGGCCTTGCCGGTATTGGCCGCTAAATCTTGCACCGTCCCTTTGACGACGATATTGCCGCCGGTGGGAATCTGCCATTGCATCTGTCCCTCAGTGTTCGGGACGAACGACAACGGTTTCCACTTCGTGCTGTTGCCTTGTTTGTAGTGTAAGGTCAGCGACGACGGCTTGAGATGAGTGTCCACCGCTTTCCAAGTCAGTTGCGCCCAGCCCGGTTGCGATTGCCGTACCGTCAAATACAGTTGCGGCGCTGACGTATCTACGATGACCTTCAGGCCCGGTTCAATCGATTCTTGTGCAGGCGTCAAACTGCCGTCGGCACTCTGAGTGCGTACGACAAACCAGTACTCGCCGTCGCCCGGTGCGTTGAAAGTAAATCGTCCATCGGTCGGCGCCACTGCCTGGCTTTTGCGCCACTTGATTCCTTCGTCGTCCGAAACATACAACAAAATCTGCGTCGCCGACATCCGCTCTAGTTCCGCCGGATCGTAACGAAACGGAATGCGAAACCGCGGTTGGTTGGTATAGATCGGTCGCGTAGGAATCGGCACAGCGGCCGGAGCCAATCGCGCCTCCCAGCCCAGGCACAACAGTGCCAAGACCACAGCGGCCCACCGGTGCAGGCGCGGAGCGTGAAGGAATGCAATTTTGCTGGCAAAGAATACGGGCGATGTCATGGGATTCCGCCGGAATGGTCAGGACAGTGCCAAGACGTGTATATCTCGAAACAGGCGCGTAGTCATCCACCGCAATCGGAGGACTACACCATCGATTGTATCGACTGGTCGGCTTGCGCAACTTGAAGCGATTTCAACGAGGCTTGGGCGAGCCTCGGAAGCAATGTGGACTGTCACCCCTGGGCAAGCCGTTTCAAAACCCGGTTCCGCTTGTTCTCAAAACTCGCAGTTCAGCGTCAGTGGGAAACGTTAGAGCGTTTTGAAATGACTTTGAGCGAGCCGGTCAATTCCATCGCGAGCAACTCAGCGAACTGGAAACAACGGCCGAATGCATGACATCGATTGAGAGAAATCGAGAACAACTGACGAGCCTCGGATTGGGCTCACAGAGAAAAAAATGTTCCTACGGAATTGAACCGCTGAACCTGCGAGATAAGGGTCGCAAGGCTTGGCCCAGCCGAACATTTTATTTCTGTGTGTCATACATGAACGCGACATCCGGCAGCAGACACGGCAAGAATATCTGGCCGATTGCGTAATTTTCCAAAAAGAATCGAAACGGCTCGCACTGCAGCGAACCAACGAGAGGAACTCTCCATCCGCAAACCACTTTTCAAAGGCCAGCGGGGTAACTTCTGTTCACTTGTCGCCGTGAAATCGCCTGTTATTTATGGCCCTGACGTTTCTAATCGCTCGAACAATCGCCTTCAAATTTGAGAGAATTTCGCATGCTCCCGCAACGCTGGATACTCAATAACCACCAATGGTATACCCTGGCAACATTGCTGTTTTTGATCGGTGGACAACAAGTCTGCGCCGCGGAACAAATCGGCCGTCATGAGTGGCAGACCGACTATTACGACGCGTATCGCCAAGCGCAACAGGAACAGAAACTGTTGTTGATCTTTTTCCGAGATACCCAAGAAACTCCCGCCGCAACGGCTTATACGGAGACCGTCCTTCCGCAAGCGGAGTTACACGAGACGCTAGACGAATACGTGCGAGTCGTGCTGCCGACGGACGTTGAGGTCCCAGGCGATGACGATCAGCCGGCGACCAGGCTTCTTGATCACGAGGCGTTTAAGCACATGGAGCAGCAACAGGGAATTGCTGTGATGGACCTGATCGATGACGAAACGGGGCAATACGGCAAACTGATCTCCGCGCATCCCTTTTCACCCGGCCGATTTTATTCGCTGCGGGCGACACAGACCGTGCTCGGTTTGCCGCGTGCAAGTATCACGCAACGCGCATTGATTTATGCCATTCGCATTCACCCCGAATCCCCTAAGAGCACCGAGAGCGACGTCGATGCACACTTGCTCTCCGAAACACACAAGCATTCGCGGGTGATGGCACGCATCGAACAGGTCGGCCACCACAATTGGGACCGCCGGTTTCACGAATTGAACGCCCACTTCGACAATCTCATCGTCGGCGAAGTCGCCGCCGTCAGTTGGGGCGGCGAAACATTAATCGAAGGCGCCAAAGACTGCGTCCACGCCTGGCGCCAATCCCCCGGCCACTGGGCCGGCGTGTCCGGCAAGCATGTGTTCTACGGTTACGATTTGGTGTTGGGGGCGAGTGGGAAATGGTATGCGACGGGGTTGTTTGCATCGGCGGAGTGAGGAGACATATTGTCCAGTTTTTCAACGAGGGTGAATCCGAATGTTTGAGTTCCACGGTTGGGCTAGGGTTCAGTATCACACCCACAATACCGATTCGATTCTTCAGGATCGCTGTTGGGACAATCTCGTTGAATATGTCGAAACAATTACCAATGAACTCGTGAGTTTGAATCGCTATAACATGTGCGATTCGGTATTCGTCACCGGGCAGCACAATCATCGCTCCGAATACGTGATTGAGCTATTCCAATGGATTGCCGATAACTCGCCAGGATCTTATGGGATCCTCTATATTCGCGATGATGAGGACAGTTCCCGATTGTCCGATTTCACAAACTGTTTTCGCGTGTGGCATCTCTGCCGGGGTACATTACACGAACTTGACGACCCATTTTTGTCGCCTGCTATTCCAACCGTAGAAGATCCTTACGGTGAATCGCGAGGAGATTAGCCGATCGTCATCCGGCGTCTTTGTTCAGCTTGTACTTTGCCCATGGAAATGATCGCGTGTGCAATTCGAAGTAACCGTCGCGAAGTAACAGACCAAAGTGCAGGAGGATCAACGTCAGTACGTCTCCATCGACGATAAGGCGTCGGCCAACATGATCAACCGCGAAAGCACCGCTCAAATCGGTATAGATACCGGTCTCTTCATTGCCCTCGACATTCGCCGCCACACAACCACGATAGAAACAGGATGATTGTCGCTGGCCATCCCACACCCAACCGAAATTGCATTCTATATCGCCGCCCCATGTGTGACATGCATAATACGCGATAACGGATTTGGTTGTGTTGGCGAACGTTTGGAGTTGACGCAACAATCCGGTAGGCGGAGTAACGTTCTGCCACCAATCCGGTGCGTCTGCAAATACGATGTCACAATCTAAGATAGGATCGTCGGACGCGGTCAAACCATCGCCAATATTAGTCCACAATACCGCATCCGCGCCGAACCACTCAGTGCCATGATTACCGCCCGGGCCACATAATTCGCGAATCACCAACAACCCATCGACAGGAAGCATCGGCCCGCGACGGACAGTCCGATGCAAATCAATGGGACCATCGTTGCCGAGGATAACCCCATCTACAACTCGTTCTTCGGATTCCATGTCGTGCAAGTGCGGAACATGGTAAATCGCATCGGCTAAAGAGGGAATCGAACCGAACGCCGCAATTACGTCATCGCGAGGTTGGGCGAATACATGTTGTGCATACCAAGTCATGATTGAGCGCTGTGAGATGTTTAGCAGTATGGTTAAAGCGTCAACGTCTGATCAAACATCCGCATATTCTAATGCGATTTGACACCATTGTATGCAACCACATTTACACATCACCCAAACAACCCCACCAGCGGCTCCCCATCGGTAATCCGGTGCGGGCGTTTTTTGGGGGGCGTGGATCACGGCGTCGTTGGGGATGCTTAGTGCTGGGAAACCCTGCGGCAGGCTACAGGGTTCATAGAGATTGCCGTTGGAATTCAGACACAATTGCTTGAATGTCCTCGTCTGATAATTGCAGTTTCAGATCAACCGCCAACTCTCTCGCTAACTGGTCATATGGCGTGTTGCCATCGAGGATATCTCTAGATTGATCGTGGTTTTGTTTAAACAACCGGTAATGCTTGACACTGATATTCCACATCTTATTCGCAGCAGACTTCTGCGCGATGTTGAAAATCAATTGAGCGTCTGTGTGGTATTGGAAGCCTACCACGTCCAGACCTTGGGGTTGACGATTATTCCAGTATTCAGCACGTGATAATAAAAATGCAGCACCTTCGATGTTGTCATTGTCGATGAGCATACATGCGTATTTGTGATATGCTCCTGGATCATCATAGGCGTAACCTACTGCCCGGTCAAAAACCTCCGTCGCTTTTTCAATTTCACCGGCGTCACTAAATTCAATCGCCCGAGTGGTCAATGCATAAGACAGGAGATATCGATTTTGTTTTGAAGGGAATTCACGAGCCAGGGCTTCCAGATAGGTCAATTCGCCTGCAAGATCGCCATGCTCTGATCGGTCCGCAGCTTTGCGAACAAGGAAATATTCCCTAAGAGGCGGATAACCAAACCACACC from Symmachiella dynata encodes:
- a CDS encoding DUF1592 domain-containing protein, which codes for MSLRPVFQFGIVIVCGILCVANCVETVRAEDALEAQIDFQKDVQPFFNDYCGTCHNPDDQIAGLDLEQFQSVESVTTERGTWQKILHVLNTKEMPPEDEAQPSEEQRKAITQWIDLELKSFDCTKIDNPGRVTIRRLNRVEYNNTIRDLMGVDFQPADDFPSDDVGYGFDNIGDVLSMSPLLMEKYLSAAEKIVETAIWAEDPYQAPRKSFEGAEMQQDRGGRAIGKFRSLVSMGEVFTEHEFAADGDYLVICEAYGKQAGPDPPKMEFRIDGKAVETVNVTAVAESPGYYEIRLPVTAGKHRVGVAFLNDYYKPKHEDPKLRGDRNLYICNVAIQGPIETTPQELPETHKRLVFCDLSEGEDPLKCAHAILDQFISRAFRRPATEDEIKNFMRLGYKIIEDGGTSEQALRVVFKAILISPQFLFRIEFNEASEKDEQDRALNDYELASRLSYWLWSSMPDDELFELAGKGELSKPLVLEAQIRRMLADPKSSALVENFAGQWLQLRSLTEAAPNKDIFSEFDDELRLAMRRETEMFFAAAIRENLSILDFLDGKFTYVNERLAKHYGLEGVSGPEFRRVSLEGTQRAGVLTQASILTITSDPTRTSPVKRGKWILDNILASPPLPPPPDVPLLSEDADAVASGTLRQRFEIHRSNPACISCHEKMDPLGFGFENFDAIGRWRTKDSGFDVDASGTLPDGQTFNGPAELLTILKASRGEFSRCLTEKMLTYALGRGLEYYDKCAVDSICEALAKDDYKFTTMFLEIAKSDPFRNRRNSPGDKK
- a CDS encoding MBL fold metallo-hydrolase; its protein translation is MNIPTDPSQTVSVHRIQIPNPFFEGDTNVYLLETEPLTLIDTGIGTEEAFESLSAGFQTAGHRIESLERLILTHKHQDHFGLSRRLQDLTGCEVFIHEDDLRDVTHVSERLDEYVGIIQERLTGWGVPAADIEHVSSMPYRLDKLCGSTAAQSLSDGQRLKCGETEMEVIHTPGHTVGSICLRLENHLFTGDHVLPGYTPNIGGADIEYNGLLGMYLKSLERIAGFDRPGLTVLPGHHEPVTDLTGHVQKTIAHHAQRESQILELLSGGTALSVYEIAIKMFGTMHDFHLVLGTGEVHTHLELLLDKKQVVHEAGRYCLP
- a CDS encoding ACP S-malonyltransferase; translation: MDDPFEGGIQSAALAFRGYNVTNMGRSRELLMHPAYGAIVREELKRSSEICAAAIGRPVDLVSDVETNRETSLTTFPDDTALIVGMELAQLRLLKEFYGTDVQNVQLTMGYSVGELASLVVGGVYELDQLLSVPLSLCDDCASLAHDVTMGVVFTRGIALDFAKLKHLCMVISCEGKGLIGPSAQLAPNAALVLGQGKTITRFNQLKKEFFEGRVVVHKNPHHWPPLHTPLVWEKSVANRAGMKVYHIQGGHVAPHPKILSCVTGGADYTESNSRDILVRWTDHPQMLWDVIYTTLASGVKTILHVGPEPNIIPSTFERLSTNVTQQMGSNYIKAISSGVVSGLNRFAWLRNILPAKSALLRAPHIRHVILEDWLLEHTPE
- a CDS encoding CAP domain-containing protein — protein: MLPQRWILNNHQWYTLATLLFLIGGQQVCAAEQIGRHEWQTDYYDAYRQAQQEQKLLLIFFRDTQETPAATAYTETVLPQAELHETLDEYVRVVLPTDVEVPGDDDQPATRLLDHEAFKHMEQQQGIAVMDLIDDETGQYGKLISAHPFSPGRFYSLRATQTVLGLPRASITQRALIYAIRIHPESPKSTESDVDAHLLSETHKHSRVMARIEQVGHHNWDRRFHELNAHFDNLIVGEVAAVSWGGETLIEGAKDCVHAWRQSPGHWAGVSGKHVFYGYDLVLGASGKWYATGLFASAE
- a CDS encoding Imm7 family immunity protein, giving the protein MFEFHGWARVQYHTHNTDSILQDRCWDNLVEYVETITNELVSLNRYNMCDSVFVTGQHNHRSEYVIELFQWIADNSPGSYGILYIRDDEDSSRLSDFTNCFRVWHLCRGTLHELDDPFLSPAIPTVEDPYGESRGD